The genomic segment TGGATAATAAGCTTTTTGAGAGTAGAGGCTGCACTTCATTCTCCGAGAGTCTCCCTAGCCATAGCACTTTTACCTTACAGGTACTTCATGAATATTTCTTTTGCTTACTTTATCACAgggaaaagcttttaaaaatagatttttggtAAATGATTATTGAACCAAGCAGTGAAACTTCACATTTTTTCTGTATAGGGAATGCATCATTATTTCCAGTATAACCTACTTATTGATattaattaatctttttaaacTTCTTGGTGTAGGGCTCATGATTTAGCTTGGGAACTCTCTTTTTCGAGGAAAGTAAGAGCCTCTTTTCTGATCCTGGGAGATCATGTGACCATTCTTTGTCATCCTCACATAAAGCAGATTTTCGtggcataatttaaaaatgaagtgcttccggctgggtgcggtggctcacgcctgtaatcccagcactttgggaggccgaggcgggtcaatcacgaggtcaagagatcaagaccatcctggtcaacatggtgaaaccccgtctctactaaaaatacaaaaaattagctgggcatggtggcgcgtgcctgtaatcccagctactaaggaggctgaggcaggagaattgcctgaacccaggaggcggaggttgcggtgagctgagatcacgccattgcactccagcctgggtaacaggagcgaaactccgtctcaaaaaaaaaaaaaaaaaaaaaaagtgaagtgctTCCAAAGAGTCAGATTCCTAAGGGAAGATTGGAATGAATGATGGCAAACCATATAGCTTTTTAGCCTACTGGAGAAGTGGAACTGTGCTCTCCTGTACTTTATGAAATGGAGTCAGGAGAAATGAAAAGACCCAGTGGTAGCCTTGGAATCCTTAACATTTAATTAGTGTGAGGGAAAAGCAGGCCTGATGCCAAGGAGACCTGCCCTCTCAAGCTATCCTGTGAAACCAGAGTGAGTGGTGTGATCAGATTGTATCAGCAGCCTCTAGTGCCATACCAGAGCACAGTAGGAGGTCGTGGTACTTTTGAACAGGAAAGCTTTACCTAAGGATTTGAAAAAATGATGTGCACAgaagcattttataaaaaattaaaatgtttaaatgaaattattcagcccacagcagggaagagaaaggaaaaactggaacCCACCGGTACCTCTGCATCTGTCTGTCACCCTCTCTAACTATTGACAGCCTTAGGGCTACTGCTTCAACTTCACCTCCTAAATCTTGCACAGCCTTACTTTGGACCAGTTCTGACTTTTGTCTATGGAAACATGTAAGGAAGGGACTCTGGGCAGTGCAGTTTTCCGTGCAACCAAGTTGTCAGTAGAGCATTCCAGAACACACACTCATAGACAGGAGAGCCTggaagggggaaagaaagaatattttcccCAGTATCCAGTGCCTGTTGTGTTGTCTGtgctggtttttgttgtttgtctttGACCACTGATAACAGTCTTACAAATGAGGGATTTCTCAGGGATTCACAGCTAACTAGCAAGATTTACAGCCTGGATTTTTAGCTATGTCTGTATGGGCTCAAAGCTAATGTTTATTATAATGGACTCTGCTGTCTTCCATGGAAAGCATTTTTATTGGACTCTACTGGTTTTCCTGTTTGTTtgaattaggaaataaaaatgttaaaaactaagGTTTAGCAGAACTACTGAGTTTTTCGGCATCCTCAGCTGGTTGCCACACTAGATAAGTAGCTGTAGGACAGACCGGGCAGTGACTCATATGGGCACTGACTCATATGGGCACTGCTTTTAGGTCAGAGGAAAATAACTCAGGCAGGGCTAGCAGAGCTTCCATTTTATTCTCAGCAGAGCTTATAGCTCCCTTTGGCTGTTCCCAGAATTAGAAAGCTCGTCAGGGATGCTACAGATGATGCTTTAGAGTTGAGAGTTAAGACTGAGCCTCAGCTGCCCATCCCCCTTGTCTTCTTTAAAAGATAGTGTAAATTTTAAGGTTGAAAAAGAAACTGCTCATTTTAGCAGAGAACAAAACAGTGGGGCCCTTTTGGGAGTAGGTCAGGCTTTCATGGTCTTCCTCATTTTACTTCCTGCTGTTTCAGTTTACCCAATAAATTTTCTTCTGGGAATCACCTAGAAGTAGAGTCATATAGCCTAGTTTGAAAAAGAGGAGTTAAGTTCGTTTAGAAGAGAAGGGACATAGATCTCTAAGGGCACATACAACTTGGTACAGCAATGCAGGCTGAGACTATCTAATAGGAATTTGAGTgctttacatttgtattttccaAGCTCACTCTTAGTTTCTTAAAGTACTGCCTTAAACAATCATTTAAAGATAATTCTGTTAACATTTAAAGGTGGTTAATTCAGAGGTCTgatcatatttttaataacattaaaGTTTCATTAACTCAAGATTATTAATACAAATGTAATAAATTTGTGAATCAGTTTAAAAGTAGTCTCTTCAAATATGTGGATTAGTGGGGTTTTTTGGTTATTTGAAGTAGCTATGCTAATAGAAAAtggctttcttcttccttctcatgAAAGTATAGAATATATCCAAGATATTCTTAAGTAATTAGTAAAAGAATAAAGCCCTTCATAGTTGAACAACACTCAAAATGATGAATTTGAAAATCAGTCACAATGTATCAAACTGTTTAGAATTACTTACCTGGAGACAGCCCTTAATAGAGCCAAGATATAAGCACTTACCACATCCAGCTTTTATAAAAGGAATACatccttaaatgtaaaatgacCTGCATGGGATTTGTAGGGATTAACTCAAGTGCGGTTTCATTACtctgtttttccttcccttctattCATTCTGTACTTTTTATTGCCTggtatttgcttattttatttgcactgttttctttttatttgtgctGTCATTCTTCAGTGTCCTCCTAGTATCCGGTACATATTAGCCatgataatatgtattatatttgttGCCACTGTCTTACTCCTCACTATATTGGAGCACCTTGAGGGTAGGGACTTTGTCCTTCCTAGATCTCAGATATGGCTTACTGCAAAAATGATTCTGtgggatctctctctctttctctctctctttttttcttaagagacagagtcttgctgtgcacccaggctggagttcagtggcaccatcatagctcactacagcctcaaactcctggcttcgagCAATCTTTCCacgtcagcctccctagtaattGAGACTACAGATGGGCACCACCACATCCtgaaaacttttaaatgtttttgtagaaatgaggtcttgctatgttgccttgcttgtctccaactcctggccttgggtacccaaggtgctgggatgacaggcatgagctaccacacctagcctgcattttctgtttctcaaattTAACACAAGATTCCTTTTATATGAGAAAATAAGTGAATCTTATATTTTTCCAGTCACCACCGGCCTTTAAATGTGTTGTTACCCTGACTAACTGCCACATACTATTTTGGTCTAAGTTTAAAGATACTTCCCTCTAGGAATCCTTTGCAATGCCCCTCCCTGACAGATGAGGACAGTACCATATATCTGGGACTCTCCTCAATCCCTTATCATGGCACTTCGTATATATACTTcactctaatttattttatagactCTTCCCTCCTTTGTGAAAGCAGAGATCATAATTATCTTGCTCATTGTAACAGGGTTACAGGATGTCCACTCCTGATAACTTTTCTCATCTCTATTCAATGCCTCTAAGACTCAAAGTTTAAATAAAAGTCTGTGTTAAATAAATGTTCAAGATTAAGTGTCAGCCACTGATTGCTGGAAGTACCTTAAGCTGTGATTCTATCTGGGGTTTCCATGATGATGGGATTTGGGGTATAGTCCTAAGTTAATGTGTAATCCTAACTCTAATTATGAACCTGAGGAACCTAGGTATCCTAGCATCAATTAAATCATAagctttaacaattttttaataaagatgtttTTGCCACTAAAACTGGAATTGCTTTCTAGGCAActtcttttataaaaacaaaagcaaagaaagagaaattgaaatGCTCTCTTTGAGGCACAAAACTAATTTTCTCTAGTTATGTGCTAGAGAAGTGATTAAATCTTTTTAATGAACACAGTATTTTTGTTCTTCATGGATCTGTTTACCATCAGAATCTTAGTTGAGAATTGATTTTGAAAATAGTTCTATTTCCTACATGGTATAAATGAAACAAGGCATAAAGCTCACTCCGCAACAATCTACCATTCATTCCTTACTTCAATCCTTAGACTCCTAGAACTGAAATATGAAACTAGAATAAAATTTAGATCATCACTTaatccaggagtttctaaaaagCTCTCCATGGAATCACCCGGCTCTACAGAGTCACTGCAGGGGCCACCACAATGaagggaggatggggaagggCACACAGTGATAGAATTTGAGCCTGTACTCCTGCTTCACGCAGAACAGCATTCCTGTCATTCATTATAAGATCTTAAGGGAAAGGGAGAGTTTAGTGCTTTAAAAAAGTGATGGATTCAACTGACTGATGGAGAGAACACTGGAGGGTACTGAGGGTACACTTATCAGTAGCTGAGCTACTGTGTAGGCTGCTTTGAGACCTGATTCTCCATCCGGCCCTGTTTCTGCTGTGTCACATTGCCTACTCTGAAAGCTTGTTCTCTCTTCACCTTCAGCTTCCAGAGCTAAGCTCAGCATGATCAACACCATGTCAAAAATTCGTGGCCAGGAGAAGGGGCCTGGCTATCCTCAGGCGGAGGCACTGCTGGCAGAGGCCATGCTCAAATTTGGAAGAGAGCTTGGAGATGATTGCAACTTTGGTAAGAAGTGATTTCTCACATTATAATTCTTTCGTTTGTCTGTAGGATTTTGGTGCTGGTAAGAAATTCTGTAGGAAATCagtcaaataattttatattttgattttttattttagatgttaTATACATGGGccaaaaatttgttttcagaattatttCATCTGCTCTAAGGTGATTATTTTacaagttttctttctctcttcccctcatGAGACCTCAGTCTTTACAGTAGCTTTAGTTGACATATCCAGATGCCTCCTTTGCACTTTCTGTTGGGTGTTTCTGGCAGTCATTGAGTATTGAAGCAGAGTGAGCAGGCACAGTCAGCATGATTCAAGCCCCACATGGGCTTTTTTGTAGATCTTTATTCACTTGTATATAGTACCTAGTTCTACTGCCCGAGGTGAGACATGATTTATTCCTTCACCCTGTCCCCTCAATGCTACCACAACCAACATCTCAGCTTTCACCCCCTTGTGATAATGGGATCTCCTTCCTGGTTGAACCTTCCTATTTCTGGTACTTGTTTCTGCTAAATACATTGGCCTTAAGCTTGTCCCATATTAGGGAAAGCTGGTACTTACAAGAGAGGGCAGGGAGCTTCCTAAATTGCttttgaaaggaaaaagtaaCTTACATTCTTGACGAGAGGTATTTACCCTCTTAGGGGGCATTGAGTCTGTTGCCTGGAGTGAACTGAAGATACCTATTCTCTCTTGTCTGTTGTTGTCTTTAGAAGACAAGTGGAAGGTCTTTGGGGTTTTCATCTTTGAAGAGCCCTGTTACAGCGAGTGCATTTCATCTTTATTCCATAACATAAAAGAGCTTTGTTCTCTCCTAGGCCCAGCGCTTGGTGAGGTGGGGGAGGCCATGCGGGAACTCTCGGAGGTCAAAGACTCTTTGGACATAGAAGTGAAGCAGAACTTCATTGACCCTCTTCAGAATCTTCATGACAAAGATCTTAGGGAAATTCAAGTACGTACAATGCATCTTCTGGAAAGTGTGCAGTTGATGAAATCATACAGATCCAGATGccctttttctttagaaaacattttttagctTGCCCTTTGTGTTGTCAGCTCTGGGCACATAAATTACAAAACAGCTCAGTAAgaccaaatgaaagaaaacagaaatgtgatACTTTTCAGCCTGATAGGACTGTGCCACTCATGAGGGTTGTCTCTGACTTCTCTGATTTTCATATTGAATAGTTTTTTCAGACTTATTCTCCAGAGAATAACATTCTTTTCCCTGAGAATACAGTTTTATTAATTATTCTGTGGTTTGCTGGACTGATTTCACCCACTAAAATTTTAGTTGTACTGGTTGTTAGCTTAACTAAATAGTTATTCTATCACTCtataagcatatatatttttttcaaggcCCAAAATTAGATGGAAGCATAtgtttttatatcagtatttTCATAATGGTTGTTAGGATTGAGGAAGAATACCAACTATCCTTTTTCTAAAACATATAGAACAGTTGAGCTATTTCTAAtaaataaagttctttttttttttttttggagacagttttgctcttgttacccaggctggagtgcaatggcgcgatcttggctcactgcaacctccgcctcctgggttcaggcaattctcctgcctcagcctcctgagtagctgggattacaggcacgcgccaccatgcccagctaattttttgtatctttagtagagacggggtttcaccatgttgaccaggatggtctcgatatcttgacctcatgatccacccgcgttggcctcccaaagtgctgggattacaggcttgagccactgcgcccggccagttcaTATGTCTTTGAGTGTAGAATGTTTGCTCACTTTTTTACCTTAGAAATACTTGTTGAGCTTTTTTGAAACTTAACTTTGTTGGGTGTAAATGGATTGCCATAACTTGAACTAAAGCCTCCTCCTCCTTATTCTAGCTTAAATCTCCTTTAACATACCATTTGCTCAAGATTATAGAGTTAGTAAGTGGCAGACTCACCCTAAATCCAAAATATAACTCTGACTCCAGTGCGGTACCCTGTAGCTGACTATAAATTCAAATGTTTATAAAAGAAGTTTCCTTCCAAATGAGCATTTAGTTTGGATCAGGGCATGGATAGGGAGCAGGCGATACAGTGTGAGGGAAGGTCTAGAATATTATTCttcctccttttcatttttttttaccacaccctactttgttttcatttcctttcattctgCTCCATACATACCTAGTAACAAGGGAAAATCCAGCATTTTCCTTCATCCATTAGTAGTGAAAGACTGTAGCTATCgggggaaaaaaatactttatagcTTTGGAAAACTACTCTGCTACCTGGTCACTAGAGGTGATGGGCAGAGCCCGGGCAGCCATCTACTAGAGATGGTGCAGCAGGGGATTGAACCTCAGTGTGGAGCATTAGATATAATCCCTTCTAAGGTCCATTCCAAGTGAGATTTTGTTCTTGAGTTTCATTATATGTCAAGTGAGAGGCTTAAACTAAATCAGTGGTTTCCTGAAAGCTCTATCAGTCAGCTGGGGCAAGTGTTAAGATGTAGATTCCTAGGCCCCAGCCCTAGATATTGATTCAAAAGATCTGGAAATCCATATTTGTAATAAGCAACTTGGGTGATTCTAACAGAATGGATGattgtaaaagcaaaaatgcCATTTATGTCTCACTTAATTTCAAGGAAAGTGTTTTTCCTCTGGCATCCCATGAGATATAATTTCTCTTAAAGATGGGGACTGTGGGCCCTGTGAGTGTGTCCTTTCAATGTGTGTAGGGCCTATACATTCCTTCTCTGTTTCTGTCATGGGCTGGAAAGGCTTAGTCCAGCTTGGCTTTGGCCCGACAAGGCCAGAATATAAAGGGCATTCATATTCCTACAATTCATcttttattcttaattatttttaaagatagtccCCCATATTTAGCCTTTGAAAGCATTGGCCCCATCaatgcatgtttctttttttcttcagttacATTGTACTTTAAAATTTAGCCTATCTTTTTGGAAGTTATTGGACATGATGGAGAAGTGAGATGCAAATAAGCTTTCTCCATAAGCCCTTCCAAAGCTTATTCCTGCCCTTGCCTTTTTCAGCATCATCTAAAGAAGTTGGAGGGTCGACGCCTGGATTTTGATTATAAGAAGAAACGACAAGGCAAGATTCCGGATGAAGAGCTTCGTCAAGCTCTAGAGAAGTTTGATGAGTCTAAGGAAATTGCTGAGTCAAGCATGTTCAATCTCTTGGAGATGGATGTAAGTGACTCTCCTGTGGTTTTCAATTTAATCTTATCAAGGCACAGCATTAATGTGTTAAAGGGCCTAACCCTTAAAGCATTAATATCTGATTACACTATGTGATAAGAACTTCAGTAGTTATGtcctttaaataattttgatgaaGTAGACTGAGAAATAGAAAAGTTTTTTCCACCTTTCTGTAGTTTGATTTAACCAGATTCTTGTCTGCTAATGAATCTTAAAGTACAGATGCTTCTTAACTTATGATGGGGTTAAAGTCCTGAATagatcatgtaatttattgaatactgtgtTAAAAGTCAAAAACAGAGTGGTTGTGTGGGTAAttgaagtatggtttctactgagtGCATATCACTTTTGCACTGTTGTACAGCCTACAAATTGTTAAGTCGGGGACATCTCACTTACCAACAGTGGAAAGATAAAGAATATTTCTGATGATCTATGCATAAATTCAGTAGAGGCCTGAGAACTCAGTTGTGGAGGACGGGGCATCAGTAGTACTGGTGCCAGTCCCAGTGTCCAAAAGCCAGAAAACCTAGAGATGTGATATCCAAGTGCAGGAGCATATGGGTACCCTTCCCTAGAACAAAAAGATAACaaatttgcctttcctctgcTTTTTGTTCTCTCTGAGTCCTGAGATGAGTGGATGGTGTCCACCTGCATAGGGAAGGGCAGCTCTTCCTTAGCCTACTGAGTAAATGCcagtctcctctggaaacactGTCACagacacccagaaataatgctttaccaccTATCTGGGGATCCCTTAATCTAGTCAAGTTGACAGCTAACATTAACCATCACATTGCCTACTCCTGACTGTGGCAGAGGAGGCATTTGAACATATCCAGACTTTCCTACCACCTGGAGACAGTGTAGGTTTGTGTTTATGTAAGACAACTTGTGTCCACCTAACTCCTTGAGAGAAATACTGTGGGCATGAGGGGTGATTCAAATCACAGTGCTCCTTCCCTGCCACCCAgcacccctccccatccccaaatTTATGGGATAACACTGCCTCTGATGGCTTGGAGGCTGCTTCCCAGCTGGATCATAATGTGAAACACAAAATCAAGAGAAATCAATCTTTGAATGTTAGAGCAGGAATGAACTCAAGATGTCACTTGATTTAACCCTTTTACATTATAGATGAAGCTCAGAGAGCACAGAAGACTCTCATACCATATCATCTCTCCAGGTGCATTTTATGAGATATTATCACATTTTTATTAACAGGACTGATATTAACAGCATGAAAAATATAGGGAACAAAGAGTCCTTTGGCCAATATACCTTCTTTCCCATGGGAAATTAataaaagaagtcaaatcccAAATACAAGATGGTGGCTAAGCATGAGACTCTATAGAGCTATGTGGTCTTCCTGAGGATTCCTAATGTTGCTTCTCCTCATGGTACTGATATGTGTGGTTCTAAGCATAAGGATGCTTTCTTATCCTTGATCGATTTGAAACCTGCAGAACTATGTGTCCTAGTTGGCTCATGACACAGTCATCAGTACCATCAAGCAGGGGCTGTGTGTTGAGGGCAGCTCTGTTGTATGTATGAAACAGTAATGGCTGCTTAAGGAGGGTGATGTGGAAACTAAGGCATGATTTTCCCATCCATCTGCAGATTGAACAAGTGAGCCAGCTCTCTGCACTTGTGCAAGCTCAGCTGGAATACCACAAGCAGGCAGTCCAGATCCTGCAGCAAGTCACGGTCAGACTGGAAGAAAGGTATTCTAGTTCCCTGCATttcacatttgcattttcttgctaTAAAATGAtgtagaaagaaatggaaatcataGAATACATTTGAAGACAAACATCTGCCAGAATTCCTGCTTATCCTGCAGAGGCACCTTGTGTATTgttggttttgattttgttttgttttgtgcatTGTTCTGTTTAATCTAATTTTCTGTTTATGAGAGGTCGATACCTGGATTATATTTTGGCTGCCACAGGTGGGATACCAGGAGGCTACTGCTGATAATGGATGCCATTTGCTGGGCAGATGTTCCGTGTGGGTACTGGATACATATCATCATCAATCTTATAATAGCCCTGTAACCTAAGTATTTTTAGCCTCGACtaacagatgagtaaactgaggctaagagaggTGAAGGAACTAGCTCAGGGTTACTCAGTGGTGTGACTGGAGTTCACAACCAACCATAACCTGTTTGAAAGGCTCTTTttgactaggcatggtggttcacgctcttaatcccagcacttggggaggctgagatgggcagatcacctgaggtcaggagtttgagaccagcctaacatggagaaaccctatctctactaaaaatacaaaattagctaggcatggtggtatatgcctgtaatcccagctactctggaggctgaggcaggaaaatcgcttgaacccgggaggcagaggttgcagtgagccgagatcacaccattgcatcccagcctgggcaacaagaggaaactctgtctcaaaaaaaaaaaaagggggttgtttatttttacatCTCGTGTTTCTCTGAATGGTGATGAAGGTCCTCTGCCATCAGAGACAGCTGCTTTCACCTCCTTAGTTGCACCTCACAGCAGGGTGTTAGCAGCAGGAAACCATGTGAGTGCGGCTCTGTGGGGTCCTGGGGCACAGCCTGTGTGGCTACATACCAGTGGCCCTGTGTTatcatatgctttttattttaatttagccaGATTAAACAGGATGATTTTGCTGAACACATATACCTCAAAGGGTCAACTCAGCAGGCTTTTTTCTTAGATTACATGGCCAGGTTAAACTCCCATAGCTAGCTGATCACATGGCTGAATGCATGATGAACAGTCTAGTCATACAATTTCACGCTGTTGAAAATATCACCTATATTCACTGTTTTCTTCTGACTGATCTTGTCTCAGTATCTTCTTTGATTTGTGGTTTGATTGAGCATTTTCCTTCAGTGCACCCTTGTGGAAATGTATGTAAGCCTCCAGAAAGGTTTTAAAACCATGTACTTCAAAATACTAAAGAAATGTTATGTGTCTTTTAATATCTCTTGCGCATGAAGGGAgcactttccttttttccctctgaaaTATGTTCAAAATCAGTATCAGTCTACAGTTAGCATACCCTAAACCCTCGTTCTCCCTTGCACATCTCTTACATACTTTGTTTAttgaatacctgagactgtggaAAATATTTAGGGGTGGGCAGAAGACACTTATTGGCCGTACCTTTCCAATTTCCCTCTGTCTTCCCTCTTTCATCTTTTCCTCCCTGTATCTCAAACTGCCCATTCTCTTCAGAGCACACACTacatttcctccttccctctgtctAAACCTTCTCATATTCTGCATGGAATAGCttcctttcacattttcatttggGAACGACTCCTGTATATCTTAGTTCTTTCCTTAAGCCTTCTCTACCTTCCCCATGGAGAGGTAGTCTCCTTCCCACCTTCACCACCAACTACACCCCTGTGTTCCTGTGGCACTTTGTAGATATCTCTGACAGTGCTTACTAAAATTTATGGTAA from the Callithrix jacchus isolate 240 chromosome 1, calJac240_pri, whole genome shotgun sequence genome contains:
- the SH3GL2 gene encoding endophilin-A1 isoform X2; the protein is MKRETEDLSCFRRRGPLGGEKLEKVSEKVGGAEGTKLDDDFKEMERKVDVTSRAVMEIMTKTIEYLQPNPASRAKLSMINTMSKIRGQEKGPGYPQAEALLAEAMLKFGRELGDDCNFGPALGEVGEAMRELSEVKDSLDIEVKQNFIDPLQNLHDKDLREIQHHLKKLEGRRLDFDYKKKRQGKIPDEELRQALEKFDESKEIAESSMFNLLEMDIEQVSQLSALVQAQLEYHKQAVQILQQVTVRLEERIRQASSQPRREYQPKPRMSLEFPTGDSTQPNGGLSHTGTPKPSGVQMDQPCCRALYDFEPENEGELGFKEGDIITLTNQIDENWYEGMLHGHSGFFPINYVEILVALPH